From Longimicrobiaceae bacterium, a single genomic window includes:
- a CDS encoding metallophosphoesterase family protein produces MLTLLHISDLHFGPPYHAEAGEALQRFAAELEPGVIVASGDFTQRAREEQFRDAREYLDRLPRVPVIVVPGNHDVPLYRLGARIFSPYALYRRYISEELDTVTDVPGARIVALNSTAPLRAVVNGRIHRWQLELAARAFESTPAGTHRIIVAHHHFAPPPDWEGGDVMPRAKRALDAFTDMRVDMILGGHLHRSYIGNSLDVYAGADREHGIVIVQSGTSTSRRGRAREREKNTFNVLKLDSRAIEATHYMFFDDVGDFVPTSRHTFFRRGRPPLPGERAPAGTDTASHHADVRLPS; encoded by the coding sequence TTGCTGACGCTCCTGCACATCTCCGACCTGCACTTCGGACCGCCGTACCACGCGGAAGCGGGGGAGGCGCTGCAGCGCTTCGCCGCGGAGCTCGAGCCCGGCGTGATCGTCGCCTCCGGCGACTTCACCCAGCGAGCCCGGGAAGAGCAGTTCCGCGACGCGCGGGAGTACCTGGACCGCCTCCCCCGGGTGCCGGTGATCGTCGTGCCGGGGAACCACGACGTCCCGCTGTACCGCCTGGGCGCGCGGATCTTCTCGCCGTACGCGCTGTACCGCCGGTACATCTCGGAGGAGCTGGACACCGTCACCGACGTGCCGGGCGCGCGCATCGTGGCGCTCAACTCCACCGCGCCGCTCCGTGCCGTGGTCAACGGCCGCATCCACCGATGGCAGCTGGAGCTGGCCGCCCGCGCCTTCGAGTCCACCCCTGCGGGGACGCATCGCATCATCGTGGCGCACCACCACTTCGCCCCGCCGCCCGACTGGGAGGGGGGAGACGTGATGCCCCGGGCCAAGCGCGCGCTGGACGCCTTCACGGACATGCGGGTGGACATGATCCTGGGCGGGCACCTGCACCGGAGCTACATCGGCAACTCGCTGGACGTGTACGCGGGCGCCGACCGGGAGCACGGGATCGTCATCGTGCAGAGCGGCACCTCCACCTCGCGGCGGGGGCGGGCGCGGGAGCGCGAGAAGAACACTTTCAACGTGCTCAAGCTGGATTCGCGCGCCATCGAGGCGACGCACTACATGTTCTTCGACGACGTGGGGGACTTCGTCCCCACCAGCCGGCACACCTTCTTCCGCCGCGGGCGGCCTCCCCTCCCGGGAGAGCGCGCCCCCGCCGGGACCGACACGGCGAGCCACCATGCCGACGTTCGACTACCGTCGTAA
- the speA gene encoding biosynthetic arginine decarboxylase: MSTHWTVEDSRELYSVDGWGIGYFGINERGHVTVHPTKDPDRGLDLFEVAMDLEQQGVGLPLLLRFSDILRTRIETLTERFRTAIREFDYDGGYTTVYPIKVNQQRHVVEEIVAFGEPYGVGLEVGSKPELQAVLALTERTDHLIVCNGYKDEEYVRLALMGQKLGHKVLIVLEKINEVDILLKVARQMEVEPTAGVRIKLSSAGAGKWSESAGEKSKFGLNSSQLVRVLDKLEAAGKLGILRMVHFHLGSQIPDIRNVKLGMTEVARFYVELRKLGVGIEYVDVGGGLGVDYDGSRSTTHASVNYSIQEYANDIIYSLAEACRENEVQMPHVISESGRALTAHHALLLINVIDLETQIAETPEEVSDESHPLVLELAATYRELDERNLREVYHDATFAKEQMQTHFNSGTLTLRDRAHGERLYLAVMNRVARLAAADPEEFEDIIPELDAILVDRYFCNFSLFQSLPDSWAIDQLFPIMPVHRLDEEPTRRGTLQDMTCDSDGKIDQFVGWRKSKPSLELHTFGHDEPYVLGIFLTGAYQEILGDLHNLFGDTNAVHIRLTETGYEVGDLVHGDTVTEVLNYVQFNSQDLVTTFRRKVQKAAGITRAEANAFIADYIAGLAGYTYLEGEG, encoded by the coding sequence ATTAGCACGCACTGGACCGTCGAGGACTCCCGCGAGCTGTACAGCGTGGACGGATGGGGGATCGGGTACTTCGGCATCAACGAGCGGGGGCACGTCACGGTGCACCCCACCAAGGACCCCGACCGCGGGCTCGACCTCTTCGAGGTGGCGATGGACCTGGAGCAGCAGGGGGTCGGCCTCCCGCTGCTCCTGCGCTTCTCGGACATCCTCCGCACGCGCATCGAGACGCTGACGGAGCGCTTCCGCACCGCGATCCGCGAGTTCGACTACGACGGCGGCTACACCACCGTCTACCCGATCAAGGTGAACCAGCAGCGCCACGTGGTGGAGGAGATCGTGGCCTTCGGGGAGCCGTACGGGGTGGGGCTGGAGGTGGGGAGCAAGCCGGAGCTGCAGGCGGTGCTGGCGCTCACGGAGCGGACGGACCACCTGATCGTCTGCAACGGCTACAAGGACGAGGAGTACGTCCGCCTGGCGCTCATGGGCCAGAAGCTGGGGCACAAGGTGCTGATCGTCCTGGAGAAGATCAACGAGGTGGACATCCTCCTGAAGGTCGCCCGGCAGATGGAGGTGGAGCCCACCGCCGGGGTGCGCATCAAGCTCTCCAGCGCGGGCGCCGGGAAGTGGTCGGAGTCCGCGGGGGAGAAGAGCAAGTTCGGGCTCAACTCCTCGCAGCTCGTGCGGGTGCTCGACAAGCTGGAGGCGGCCGGGAAGCTGGGAATCCTGCGGATGGTGCACTTCCACCTGGGCTCGCAGATCCCTGACATCCGCAACGTGAAGCTGGGGATGACCGAGGTCGCCCGCTTCTACGTGGAGCTGCGGAAGCTGGGCGTCGGCATCGAGTACGTGGACGTGGGCGGTGGGCTGGGGGTGGACTACGACGGCTCGCGCTCCACCACGCACGCCAGCGTCAACTACTCCATCCAGGAGTACGCCAACGACATCATCTACTCGCTGGCGGAGGCGTGCCGCGAGAACGAGGTGCAGATGCCGCACGTGATCTCCGAGTCGGGGCGGGCGCTCACCGCGCACCACGCCCTGCTCCTGATCAACGTGATCGACCTGGAGACGCAGATCGCCGAGACGCCGGAGGAGGTGAGCGACGAATCGCACCCCCTGGTGCTGGAGCTCGCCGCGACGTACCGGGAGCTGGACGAGCGGAACCTCCGCGAGGTGTACCACGACGCCACCTTCGCGAAGGAGCAGATGCAGACGCACTTCAACAGCGGCACGCTCACGCTCCGCGACCGGGCGCACGGCGAGCGGCTCTACCTGGCCGTGATGAACCGGGTGGCCCGGCTGGCCGCTGCGGACCCGGAGGAGTTCGAGGACATCATCCCGGAGCTGGACGCGATCCTGGTGGACCGGTACTTCTGCAACTTCTCGCTGTTCCAGTCGCTCCCGGACTCCTGGGCCATCGACCAGCTCTTCCCCATCATGCCGGTGCACCGCCTGGACGAGGAGCCCACGCGCCGCGGGACGCTGCAGGACATGACCTGCGACTCGGACGGCAAGATCGACCAGTTCGTCGGGTGGCGGAAGTCGAAGCCCAGCCTGGAGCTGCACACCTTCGGGCACGACGAGCCGTACGTGCTGGGGATCTTCCTCACCGGGGCCTACCAGGAGATCCTGGGCGACCTGCACAACCTCTTCGGCGACACCAACGCGGTCCACATCCGCCTGACGGAGACCGGCTACGAGGTGGGCGACCTGGTGCACGGCGACACCGTGACCGAGGTGCTGAACTACGTGCAGTTCAACTCGCAGGACCTGGTGACCACCTTCCGCCGGAAGGTGCAGAAGGCGGCCGGGATCACCCGCGCCGAGGCGAACGCCTTCATCGCGGACTACATCGCCGGGCTGGCCGGGTACACCTACCTTGAGGGCGAGGGGTAG
- the rsmB gene encoding 16S rRNA (cytosine(967)-C(5))-methyltransferase RsmB has product MAPKVTPPRLAALEVLRRVREGDLADRALDRAVGALDERDRAWTQELVYGTFRLRGRLDWMLEELVRGGTASLSADVLDVLRLGAYQLLEMGSVPHYAAVSQSVELARAAGEGRASGLVNGVLQALRRRGSEVRFPDRAADPVGWLAAWHSHPRWLVERWVRAWGVDAAEALLEANNRRPELYLRPVGISRDDARGRLEQAGIASEAVPFSPDSLRVLPPAGAQEALAAVPAVVQDPAAALVVRYAAVPEGATVLDLCAAPGGKALGLAERAGFVAAADLSFGRLRRVRENAERVGVPVGCVAADARVPPFRPVDAVLIDAPCTGTGTFRRHPDGRWRVREDDLAALAALQREILTAAAALVRPGGLLVYSTCSLEPEENGVQVEGFLAAHPEFVLDPPAEAVGGELLGAGGELSVLPQRTGVDGAFAARMRRRP; this is encoded by the coding sequence ATGGCGCCGAAGGTCACGCCTCCGCGCCTGGCGGCGCTGGAGGTCCTCCGCCGGGTGCGCGAGGGGGACCTCGCCGACCGCGCGCTGGACCGCGCCGTCGGCGCGCTGGACGAGCGGGACCGCGCCTGGACGCAGGAACTGGTGTACGGTACCTTTCGCCTCCGCGGCCGGCTGGACTGGATGCTGGAGGAGCTGGTGCGCGGCGGGACGGCGTCGCTTTCCGCGGACGTGCTCGACGTGCTCCGGCTCGGGGCGTACCAGCTCCTTGAGATGGGGAGCGTCCCGCACTACGCCGCGGTGTCGCAGTCGGTGGAGCTGGCGCGCGCGGCGGGGGAGGGGAGGGCGTCCGGGCTGGTGAACGGGGTCCTGCAGGCGCTCCGGCGGCGCGGAAGCGAGGTGCGCTTCCCGGACCGCGCCGCGGACCCCGTGGGCTGGCTCGCCGCCTGGCACTCGCACCCGCGCTGGCTGGTGGAGCGGTGGGTGCGCGCGTGGGGCGTGGACGCCGCCGAGGCGCTGCTGGAGGCGAACAACCGCCGCCCCGAGCTGTACCTGCGCCCCGTCGGCATCTCGCGCGACGATGCCCGGGGGCGGCTGGAGCAGGCGGGGATCGCGAGCGAGGCGGTGCCCTTCTCGCCGGATTCGCTGCGGGTGCTCCCTCCAGCAGGCGCGCAGGAGGCGTTGGCCGCGGTGCCCGCGGTGGTGCAGGATCCGGCGGCGGCGCTGGTGGTGCGCTACGCGGCGGTGCCCGAGGGGGCCACCGTGCTGGACCTCTGCGCCGCGCCGGGGGGGAAGGCGCTCGGACTCGCGGAGCGGGCGGGCTTCGTCGCGGCGGCGGACCTTTCGTTCGGGCGGCTGCGGCGGGTGCGCGAGAACGCGGAGCGCGTCGGCGTCCCGGTGGGGTGCGTCGCGGCCGACGCGCGGGTCCCCCCGTTCCGGCCGGTCGACGCGGTGCTGATCGACGCGCCCTGCACGGGTACGGGCACCTTCCGCCGCCACCCCGACGGGCGGTGGCGGGTGCGCGAGGACGACCTCGCGGCGCTCGCGGCGCTGCAGCGGGAGATCCTCACCGCCGCGGCGGCGCTGGTCCGCCCGGGAGGGCTGCTGGTGTACTCCACCTGCTCGCTGGAGCCGGAGGAGAACGGGGTGCAGGTTGAGGGGTTCCTCGCCGCGCACCCGGAGTTCGTGCTCGACCCTCCCGCCGAGGCGGTCGGCGGCGAGCTGCTCGGCGCGGGCGGGGAGCTGTCGGTCCTCCCGCAGCGGACGGGCGTGGACGGGGCCTTCGCGGCCCGCATGCGGAGACGACCTTGA
- the tsaD gene encoding tRNA (adenosine(37)-N6)-threonylcarbamoyltransferase complex transferase subunit TsaD, with the protein MSRVPVVLGIETSCDETSAAVLRGETELLGHVIFSQDVHRLYGGVVPELASRAHLRTVDDVVDGALREAGVGAGEVDLVGVTAGPGLIGALLVGVAWAKAAAWAGGKPVVGVHHMEAHLFATQLEHPEAEPPFVALLVSGGHTLLLWVPSWGEYHLLGETRDDAAGEAFDKAAKILGLPYPGGPSIQRAAEGGDPRRHPLPRPLLHGGQRPGTPDYFAMSFSGLKNALRLRVRDLEARGELAAEVPHLAASFQAAVVEVLARKTLRAVEDRGCRRVVLGGGVANSRALREALRRGLGEGGELFAPSPRLSTDNAAMIARTALFRWERGETAGLDLNARADLPFPGLVRESTG; encoded by the coding sequence TTGAGCCGCGTCCCGGTCGTCCTGGGGATCGAGACCTCCTGCGACGAGACCTCCGCCGCCGTGCTGCGCGGGGAGACGGAGCTGCTCGGCCACGTGATCTTCTCCCAGGACGTGCACCGGCTGTACGGCGGCGTCGTACCGGAGCTGGCGTCCCGGGCGCACCTCCGCACCGTGGACGACGTTGTGGACGGTGCGCTGCGGGAGGCCGGTGTCGGGGCTGGCGAGGTGGACCTGGTGGGGGTCACGGCCGGACCCGGGCTGATCGGCGCGCTCCTGGTGGGGGTCGCGTGGGCCAAGGCCGCCGCCTGGGCGGGCGGGAAGCCGGTGGTTGGGGTCCACCACATGGAGGCGCACCTCTTCGCCACCCAGCTGGAGCACCCCGAAGCCGAGCCGCCGTTCGTGGCGCTCCTCGTCTCCGGCGGGCACACCCTGCTGCTCTGGGTGCCGAGCTGGGGGGAGTACCACCTCCTGGGGGAGACCCGCGACGACGCGGCGGGGGAGGCGTTCGACAAGGCGGCCAAGATCCTGGGCCTCCCGTACCCCGGCGGTCCGTCGATCCAGCGGGCCGCCGAGGGAGGCGACCCGCGCCGCCACCCCCTCCCGCGCCCGCTCCTGCACGGGGGGCAGCGCCCCGGCACCCCGGACTACTTCGCGATGTCGTTCAGCGGCCTCAAGAACGCGCTCCGCCTGCGCGTCCGGGACCTGGAGGCGCGCGGCGAGCTGGCCGCGGAGGTCCCGCACCTGGCCGCCTCCTTCCAGGCCGCGGTGGTGGAGGTGCTCGCGCGGAAGACGCTGCGCGCGGTGGAGGACCGCGGCTGCCGGCGGGTGGTGCTCGGAGGGGGAGTCGCCAACAGCCGCGCCCTCCGCGAGGCGCTGCGGCGCGGGCTGGGGGAGGGCGGAGAGCTCTTCGCCCCCTCGCCGCGCCTTTCCACCGACAACGCCGCGATGATCGCCCGCACGGCGCTCTTCCGCTGGGAGCGCGGGGAGACGGCCGGGCTCGACCTCAACGCCCGCGCCGACCTCCCGTTCCCCGGGCTGGTCCGTGAAAGCACGGGGTGA
- a CDS encoding YbbR-like domain-containing protein: MRLSLRTLTQNWQLKLAALTLAILLWVVVSAEQITTQWIPVPVRVATRDPEFVVTGGPIPEQVEVRFAGPGRELWELALDRPVLVLPLTDVERENQVFVLDPRSMVRIPNGLSVTPLDVRPSSVRVLTQRVVTREVPVRVRIARRSRERYVVLDTPQVSPATVRVTGPADRVEALDAVVTEPLDLAGADSDFRVAVPLDADSLAGLRPSIRSVEVSGRVDRLVERIIPSIRVAPVDGAAVVPARVDVRVQGPARQVRAVDPASLTVSIAGDSVPDPLPPQGATAPVRVGGLPAGLTAQTVPVVVRLLPPNAEPFPDTAPPAAVPVPEPPR, encoded by the coding sequence GTGCGACTCTCCCTCCGCACTCTCACGCAGAACTGGCAGCTCAAGCTGGCCGCGCTCACCCTCGCCATACTCCTCTGGGTGGTGGTGAGCGCGGAGCAGATCACGACGCAGTGGATCCCGGTCCCCGTCCGCGTCGCCACGCGCGACCCGGAATTCGTGGTGACCGGCGGGCCCATCCCCGAGCAGGTGGAGGTGCGCTTCGCCGGCCCCGGGCGCGAGCTGTGGGAGCTGGCCCTGGACCGGCCGGTGCTGGTCCTCCCCCTGACCGACGTGGAGCGCGAGAACCAGGTGTTCGTCCTGGATCCGCGGTCGATGGTGCGCATCCCCAACGGCCTTTCCGTGACCCCCCTGGACGTGCGGCCCAGCAGCGTCCGCGTCCTGACACAGCGCGTCGTCACCCGCGAGGTGCCAGTGCGGGTGCGGATCGCGCGGCGCTCGCGCGAGCGGTACGTGGTGCTGGACACGCCGCAGGTGAGCCCCGCGACGGTGCGGGTCACCGGACCCGCGGACCGGGTGGAGGCGCTGGACGCGGTGGTCACCGAGCCGCTCGACCTGGCGGGCGCCGACTCCGACTTCCGGGTAGCGGTGCCGCTGGACGCCGACTCGCTGGCCGGGCTCCGCCCCTCCATCCGCTCCGTCGAGGTCTCCGGCCGGGTGGACCGGCTGGTGGAGCGGATCATCCCCTCCATCCGCGTGGCCCCGGTGGACGGCGCGGCCGTGGTCCCCGCGCGAGTGGACGTGCGGGTGCAGGGCCCCGCCCGACAGGTGCGCGCGGTGGACCCCGCCTCCCTCACCGTCTCGATCGCCGGCGACTCGGTCCCGGACCCGCTTCCGCCCCAGGGCGCCACCGCGCCGGTGCGCGTCGGCGGCCTCCCCGCGGGGCTCACGGCGCAGACCGTCCCGGTGGTGGTCCGGCTGCTGCCCCCGAACGCGGAGCCGTTCCCCGACACCGCGCCGCCGGCGGCGGTGCCGGTCCCGGAGCCGCCGCGTTGA
- a CDS encoding TlpA disulfide reductase family protein, translated as MRRKDRQWWIVGGVLLLLAGLIAAGWTVRDRFLPVEVGTGAPAFTARDMEGRPVSLRDLRGEVVLLNIWATWCAPCREEMPSMQRLHERLGDKGLRIVAVSIDGATAAERAAGDPRKLVADFAREMGLDFTLWMDPSGEIQRAYRTTGVPESFLIDRDGTIVKKVLGATEWDSEANVELIQRLLER; from the coding sequence ATGCGTCGAAAGGATCGTCAGTGGTGGATCGTCGGGGGCGTCCTGCTCCTCCTCGCCGGGCTGATCGCGGCCGGGTGGACCGTGCGCGACCGCTTCCTCCCCGTGGAGGTGGGGACCGGGGCCCCGGCGTTCACCGCCCGGGACATGGAGGGGCGGCCCGTCTCGCTCCGCGACCTCCGCGGCGAGGTGGTGCTCCTCAACATCTGGGCGACGTGGTGCGCGCCCTGCCGCGAGGAGATGCCCTCCATGCAGCGGCTCCACGAGCGCCTGGGCGACAAGGGGCTGCGCATCGTGGCCGTCAGCATCGACGGGGCCACGGCCGCCGAGCGCGCTGCGGGGGACCCGCGGAAGCTCGTGGCGGACTTCGCCCGGGAGATGGGGCTCGACTTCACCCTCTGGATGGATCCCAGCGGGGAGATCCAGCGGGCCTACCGCACCACCGGCGTCCCCGAGTCGTTCCTGATCGACCGCGACGGGACCATCGTGAAGAAGGTGCTCGGCGCCACCGAGTGGGACTCCGAGGCCAACGTGGAGCTCATCCAGCGCCTCCTGGAGCGCTGA
- a CDS encoding bifunctional oligoribonuclease/PAP phosphatase NrnA, with protein sequence MTHPELLDVPPARAEALAPVLERLLAARRVVLTTHVHADGDGSGSEAAVAAWLEGRGARVVIVNPTPFPQGFRFLLHRPEVVADLGTDAAEAALAGADLFVVLDTSEPQRVGELAPRLPRERTVVVDHHPPGREVVGDLAVQDDTAAAAGELVYDLVRLAGDELTEPVALGAYVALVSDTGSFRYGNTSPRVHAIAAALMARGIDPEMVYRRLFATAPRRRLDLLRTALDNLHVDAEAGIAWMVVDGEVAGRLGATSEDFDGLIEHVRSIEGTEVALLFRGTPEGATKISFRSNGATDVNRIAREFGGGGHVKASGALVPGGPHEMAPRVVDAVRAALMEAGP encoded by the coding sequence ATGACCCACCCGGAGCTGCTCGACGTCCCCCCGGCCCGCGCGGAGGCGCTCGCCCCCGTGCTGGAGCGCCTCCTCGCCGCCCGCCGGGTGGTGCTCACGACGCACGTGCACGCGGACGGCGACGGGAGCGGCTCGGAGGCGGCGGTGGCCGCGTGGCTGGAGGGGCGGGGAGCGCGCGTCGTCATCGTGAACCCCACCCCCTTCCCGCAGGGGTTCCGCTTCCTGCTGCACCGGCCGGAGGTGGTCGCGGACCTCGGCACCGACGCGGCCGAAGCCGCGCTGGCCGGGGCCGACCTGTTCGTGGTGCTGGACACCAGCGAGCCGCAGCGGGTGGGCGAATTGGCGCCGCGCCTCCCCCGCGAGCGTACGGTGGTGGTGGACCACCATCCCCCGGGGCGCGAGGTGGTGGGGGACCTCGCCGTCCAGGACGACACCGCGGCGGCCGCGGGCGAGCTGGTGTACGACCTGGTGCGCCTGGCGGGCGACGAGCTGACGGAGCCGGTGGCGCTCGGCGCGTACGTGGCGCTGGTGAGCGACACGGGGTCGTTCCGCTACGGGAACACCTCGCCGCGGGTGCACGCCATTGCCGCGGCGCTCATGGCGCGGGGGATCGACCCGGAGATGGTGTACCGGCGCCTCTTCGCCACGGCGCCGCGGCGCAGGCTCGACCTGCTGCGGACGGCGCTCGACAACCTGCACGTGGACGCCGAGGCGGGGATCGCGTGGATGGTGGTGGACGGAGAGGTCGCCGGCCGGCTGGGCGCCACCTCCGAGGACTTCGACGGGCTGATCGAGCACGTCCGCTCCATCGAGGGGACCGAGGTGGCGCTCCTCTTCCGCGGCACGCCGGAAGGGGCGACCAAGATCTCCTTCCGCTCCAACGGTGCCACGGACGTCAACCGGATCGCGCGGGAGTTCGGCGGCGGAGGCCACGTGAAGGCCTCCGGCGCACTGGTCCCCGGCGGACCGCACGAGATGGCCCCGCGCGTGGTGGACGCGGTGCGGGCGGCGCTGATGGAGGCTGGGCCGTAG
- a CDS encoding sodium-dependent transporter: MSSPKEIQQSNEAWGSRIGLILAMAGNAVGLGNFLRFPAQAAQNGGGSFMIPYFIAFLLLGIPLMWIEWGIGRNGGRFRKGHIPGMFAAIWKHPAAKYLGVVGLVIPLVVLSYYTVLMSWTLAFTWFSLTGGYWGNTTQEAMSAYLTSYQMIGDDSVHSNWLPFLFYVLSLGSTIFVLSKGISGGIEKLAKIGMPILFLFAVILAVRVFFLGAGENGVSPIQGFQFIYNPDLSRLGEASVWLAAAGQIFFTLSVGMGTLQTYASYLSTKDDIALSGIATAATNETAEVVLGGSIAIPAAVAFFGVSGAMAVAQSGSFNIGFVSMPIVFQGMPAGQLFGAMWFALLFFAGITSSVAMATPIVAFFREEFGYRRETVSWIVGGVAFAFGLLTIFWLQHGMLDEWDFWAGTFGLAVMAFIEVILFMWIFKPENAWRSLHQGADIRIPTIFKFIMTYVTPLYLGAVLVAWLIQDAVPTLLLERAAPGTEFYVQASRLLIVGIIVFFLVMIRLAWKRNGYDDRVGFREVEDTPLGAPTYATEVNR, translated from the coding sequence GTGTCCTCACCGAAAGAGATCCAGCAGTCCAACGAGGCCTGGGGCTCACGGATCGGACTGATCCTCGCCATGGCCGGGAACGCGGTCGGTCTCGGGAACTTCCTGCGATTCCCGGCACAGGCGGCGCAGAACGGGGGCGGCTCGTTCATGATCCCGTACTTCATCGCATTCCTGCTCCTCGGAATTCCGCTGATGTGGATCGAGTGGGGGATCGGGCGCAACGGAGGGCGCTTCAGGAAGGGGCACATCCCGGGGATGTTCGCGGCCATCTGGAAGCACCCGGCCGCCAAGTACCTGGGCGTCGTGGGGCTGGTGATCCCGCTGGTGGTGCTGAGCTACTACACCGTCCTGATGAGCTGGACGCTGGCGTTCACCTGGTTCTCCCTGACCGGCGGCTACTGGGGCAACACCACGCAGGAGGCGATGTCGGCCTACCTGACCTCGTACCAGATGATCGGGGACGACAGCGTACACAGCAACTGGCTCCCGTTCCTGTTCTACGTGCTCAGCCTCGGCTCGACGATCTTCGTCCTCTCCAAGGGGATATCCGGCGGCATCGAGAAGCTGGCGAAGATCGGGATGCCCATCCTCTTCCTCTTCGCGGTGATCCTGGCCGTGCGGGTCTTCTTCCTGGGGGCCGGGGAGAACGGCGTCTCGCCGATTCAGGGGTTCCAGTTCATCTACAACCCGGACCTCTCGCGGCTCGGCGAGGCGAGCGTCTGGCTGGCGGCGGCGGGGCAGATCTTCTTCACGCTATCGGTGGGGATGGGGACGCTGCAGACCTACGCGTCCTACCTTTCCACGAAGGACGACATCGCCCTCTCCGGGATCGCCACGGCGGCCACCAACGAGACGGCCGAGGTCGTTCTCGGCGGCTCGATCGCCATCCCGGCGGCGGTCGCCTTCTTCGGGGTCAGCGGGGCGATGGCGGTGGCGCAGTCCGGCTCGTTCAACATCGGCTTCGTCAGCATGCCCATCGTCTTCCAGGGGATGCCGGCCGGACAGCTGTTCGGGGCCATGTGGTTCGCGCTCCTCTTCTTCGCGGGGATCACCTCGTCCGTGGCGATGGCCACCCCCATCGTGGCCTTCTTCCGCGAGGAGTTCGGCTACCGGCGCGAGACCGTCTCCTGGATCGTGGGGGGGGTGGCCTTCGCCTTCGGGCTGCTGACCATCTTCTGGCTCCAGCACGGCATGCTGGACGAGTGGGACTTCTGGGCGGGGACGTTCGGGCTGGCGGTGATGGCGTTCATCGAGGTGATCCTCTTCATGTGGATCTTCAAGCCGGAGAATGCCTGGCGGTCGCTGCACCAGGGGGCGGACATCCGCATCCCGACGATCTTCAAGTTCATCATGACCTACGTCACCCCGCTCTACCTGGGAGCGGTGCTGGTGGCCTGGCTCATCCAGGACGCGGTCCCGACCCTGCTCCTGGAGCGGGCCGCGCCCGGAACGGAGTTCTACGTCCAGGCCTCGCGGCTGCTCATCGTCGGGATCATCGTGTTCTTCCTGGTCATGATCCGGCTTGCCTGGAAACGGAACGGCTACGACGACCGGGTGGGCTTCCGGGAGGTCGAGGACACGCCGCTGGGCGCACCCACCTACGCGACGGAGGTGAATCGATGA
- a CDS encoding PASTA domain-containing protein, giving the protein MNGRGPERPFLAAARWRLFFRVVGIGLGTFLLGYLLATVLVFPGFGRQAVVTVPDLRGRTLSAARGLADDAGVEVERGASLHHPTVPEGAVLAQSPLPGQEVTRGAAVRVTLSAGRERRPVPEVADLTAAQAEALLTRTGFAVRVRRVLSDRAAGRVLGVTPAPGTLVPIPGTVELSLSAGPPEVVVPVVAVPDVGGLPEAQAREALRSAGLRVGEVGYAPGSSVPLGGVASQQPAAGDSVRAGTAVNVTISGSPPTGSVPSDTAQAEPTEAPPGT; this is encoded by the coding sequence TTGAACGGACGCGGTCCAGAGCGGCCCTTCCTCGCCGCGGCGCGCTGGCGCCTCTTCTTCCGGGTGGTCGGGATCGGGCTGGGGACCTTCCTCCTGGGGTACCTACTCGCGACGGTGCTCGTCTTCCCCGGCTTCGGCCGCCAGGCGGTGGTGACCGTGCCGGACCTGCGCGGGCGGACGCTGTCCGCCGCGCGCGGCCTGGCCGACGACGCGGGGGTGGAGGTGGAGCGCGGCGCGAGCCTGCACCACCCCACCGTCCCCGAGGGCGCGGTGCTGGCGCAGAGCCCGCTCCCCGGCCAGGAGGTGACCCGCGGCGCGGCGGTGCGGGTGACGCTGAGCGCCGGGCGCGAGCGCCGGCCCGTCCCCGAGGTGGCCGACCTCACCGCCGCGCAGGCGGAGGCGCTTCTCACCCGGACGGGCTTCGCGGTGCGGGTGCGGCGGGTCCTCTCCGACCGGGCCGCGGGACGCGTCCTGGGGGTCACCCCCGCGCCGGGGACGCTGGTCCCCATTCCCGGAACCGTGGAGCTGTCGCTGAGCGCCGGGCCGCCCGAGGTGGTCGTTCCCGTCGTCGCCGTCCCGGACGTGGGCGGGCTCCCGGAAGCGCAGGCGCGCGAGGCGCTGCGCTCGGCGGGGCTGCGCGTCGGCGAGGTGGGCTACGCCCCCGGCTCCTCCGTGCCGCTGGGCGGCGTCGCCTCGCAGCAGCCCGCCGCGGGGGACAGCGTTCGCGCCGGGACCGCGGTGAACGTCACCATCTCGGGGAGCCCCCCCACGGGGAGCGTCCCCTCCGACACCGCCCAGGCGGAGCCCACCGAAGCCCCTCCGGGGACGTGA